A DNA window from Streptomyces sp. 71268 contains the following coding sequences:
- the serB gene encoding phosphoserine phosphatase SerB: protein MSTPQTTPVTSVPGDDVPTLLVKIFGKDRPGITAGLFDTLAAFDVDVIDLEQVVTRGRIVLCALVTAPDEKGATAGELRSTVHSWADSQRLQAEIISGIGDNRPRGTGRSHVTVLGHPLTAESTAAIAARITGVGGNIDRIFRLAKYPVTAVEFAVSGTETEPLRTALALEGAALGVDVAVVASGLQRRAQRLVVMDVDSTLIQDEVIELFAAHAGCEAEVAEVTARAMRGELDFEESLHERVALLAGLDESVVDKVRAEVRLTPGARTLIRTLKHLGYQVGVVSGGFTQVTDDLKERLGLAFAAANTLEVVDGKLTGRVIGDVVDRAGKAALLRRFAAEAGVPLAQTVAIGDGANDLDMLNAAGLGVAFNAKPVVREAAHTAVNVPFLDTVLYLLGITREEVEAAETHSPEDA from the coding sequence ATGAGCACACCGCAGACCACCCCCGTCACGTCCGTTCCCGGCGACGACGTGCCCACTCTCCTCGTCAAGATCTTCGGCAAGGACCGCCCCGGCATCACCGCCGGGCTCTTCGACACGCTCGCCGCCTTCGACGTTGATGTGATCGATCTGGAGCAGGTCGTCACCCGTGGCCGGATAGTGCTGTGCGCGCTCGTCACGGCGCCCGACGAGAAGGGCGCCACGGCCGGCGAGCTGCGCTCGACCGTGCACAGCTGGGCCGACTCGCAGCGCCTCCAGGCCGAGATCATCTCCGGCATCGGCGATAACCGGCCACGCGGCACCGGGCGCTCACACGTCACGGTGCTCGGCCACCCGCTGACCGCCGAGTCGACCGCGGCCATCGCCGCCCGCATCACCGGCGTCGGCGGCAACATCGACCGCATCTTCCGACTCGCCAAGTACCCGGTGACCGCCGTGGAGTTCGCGGTCTCCGGCACCGAGACCGAACCGCTGCGCACGGCCCTCGCGCTGGAGGGCGCGGCGCTCGGCGTGGACGTCGCCGTGGTGGCCTCCGGGCTCCAGCGACGCGCGCAACGGCTGGTGGTGATGGACGTCGACTCGACGCTCATCCAGGACGAGGTGATCGAACTCTTCGCCGCGCACGCGGGTTGCGAGGCCGAGGTCGCCGAGGTCACGGCGCGCGCGATGCGCGGCGAGTTGGACTTCGAGGAGTCGCTGCACGAGCGGGTCGCGCTGCTCGCCGGGCTCGACGAGTCGGTGGTGGACAAGGTCCGCGCCGAGGTGCGCCTCACGCCCGGGGCGCGGACCCTGATCCGTACGCTCAAGCACCTCGGCTACCAAGTGGGCGTGGTCTCCGGCGGGTTCACGCAGGTCACCGATGACCTGAAGGAACGGCTCGGGCTCGCCTTCGCCGCGGCGAACACCCTTGAGGTGGTGGACGGCAAGCTCACCGGGCGCGTGATCGGTGACGTCGTGGACCGGGCGGGCAAGGCGGCCCTGTTGCGCAGGTTCGCCGCCGAGGCCGGGGTGCCGCTGGCGCAGACCGTCGCCATCGGCGACGGCGCGAACGACCTGGACATGCTGAACGCGGCGGGGCTCGGCGTCGCCTTCAACGCCAAGCCGGTCGTCCGCGAGGCGGCGCACACCGCCGTCAACGTGCCGTTCCTGGACACCGTCCTGTACCTGCTCGGCATCACCCGCGAAGAGGTCGAGGCCGCGGAGACGCACTCGCCCGAGGACGCGTAA